From the genome of Pochonia chlamydosporia 170 chromosome Unknown PCv3seq00011, whole genome shotgun sequence:
CCGTCAAACGAGCCGCTCTCCCTCTCATGAATCTAAACATAGAGAACCCCAGCTGGCCGGCGTTGAACAAGCTTGTGAGGCACGACTATTGGGCTAGATGCTGGGTGATTCAAGAAATTGCCGTGTCCAAGAAGGTCATTGTGTCATATGGAGGAGAGCTCATCACATGGGACTACTTTTCATCATTGATGCAAATACTCTTCATCAGCGATCCAAACAGCATGTGGCACATATCGAAGATTTACTGGCGCAGTTTCGAACCGCCCCCGGTGGATGCAGGCATACAAGTTGCTTCCCTGGGCAGAGTTCGCGAGACGATTCATGCTAGCCGCTCTATGAACCTTTTCGACCTGCTTATTTCTAGCATCAACTCAACAGCGACGGATGCTCGAGATAACATATTTGCCCTGCAAGGAATCAGTACGGCGGCAGATTCTGGCGATATTATGCCTGACTACACGTCGACCATCGAACGACCCTTCTTGAGGACGGCTGAGTATTTATTAAAGCAGGAATATCCTGCGCGCATGCTGCATCTAGCAGGAATTGGTTTCCACCGAAACAGAGACGTGAAGTTATCCTGGGTTCCGGACTGGAGTACGAAGAGGTTGAGCGGGATGTTCTGGCGCCATCCTACCATGTCACCGTATCAGGCATCGTGCATTGGTGATGAGGAGCTGCATATGCAACTGGGTACAGATGGTCAGACTCTCGTTACAAAAGGTATAAAGGTGGATTGCATCAAAGAGTTGGGTCCTCGGTATTTTGGCATATCTGAGAATGGTGTGCCCAAGACCGAGCTGTTTCCAGGGAACTTTGGCAATCTCGCCAAGAGTCGAGACTTGGTTCTAAATGGTTCACTAAAGGAACCGTATGTCACAGGAATTCCATTGATAGAAGCCTTCTGGAGGATGCTTCTTGGCGACAGAACACCAGCGGGACCTCGGCCGGCAGAACCTATCTTTTTCGACTATTACAAAGCCCTGGAGCGCTTCATGGAGGTCCTGGACCAGTATGGCCCGGATATGAGTCCGTTGACTTCCAACCTTCCCGAGGAAGATCTGGTGAGGCTCGGTAATGAGATGACGAGGTACGCTGAGGACACTGGTCGATTTGCGAATGTGTCAGGTCCGCATACTCGAGAACGTGCGTTTGCTATCACGGAACGTGGATACATTGGCATGGTACCGCCATATTCgaaggttggtgatgaggtgtTTATTATTTCTGGTGCACAGGTGCCATTTTTATTGAGACGCCAAGGAAGCACAGAGGCAGGTACTGGAATTTTGAATAATGAGAAGTGGcagcttgttggtgagaGCTACGTTCAGGGTATGATGGACGGGGAGATGGTGTCAGATGGACAAGTTGAAGAGGCAATAGAGATATGTTGACCTTCAGCATAGGCAAA
Proteins encoded in this window:
- a CDS encoding heterokaryon incompatibility protein (similar to Metarhizium acridum CQMa 102 XP_007812973.1), whose translation is MSEPQKVAGDQITAALMALPAGIRTLVVFAAFGLVATISALKDTLLSKICAWALSHIGLYGYHLPANLVFIAVHVYLFLVGQPSWRETALTVRRFASRDDADDELLTKLFTEGCNLTCYVFMSLTFRNVGGIWRFCGWTFTALTPVLSFIGLAGTMWLITIDNPVQTFNEEVAKIWNFAWPKVVATLRALYRLWVAVVRRCLQLFVKITKGIVAYRDGKTATHVTKLQPYIYSALARGEIRLLKLSKATPWSPVQCTLEHVLLDKAPQFETISYTWGSQQNRQGLILGGKRFDVSERVYEIVHDRASFLMTRHIWIDSICINQKDDIEKSSQVKLMRNIYGSSYHTVVWLGHAPDANDAIGLLAHLRRRIDFDDSVKRAALPLMNLNIENPSWPALNKLVRHDYWARCWVIQEIAVSKKVIVSYGGELITWDYFSSLMQILFISDPNSMWHISKIYWRSFEPPPVDAGIQVASLGRVRETIHASRSMNLFDLLISSINSTATDARDNIFALQGISTAADSGDIMPDYTSTIERPFLRTAEYLLKQEYPARMLHLAGIGFHRNRDVKLSWVPDWSTKRLSGMFWRHPTMSPYQASCIGDEELHMQLGTDGQTLVTKGIKVDCIKELGPRYFGISENGVPKTELFPGNFGNLAKSRDLVLNGSLKEPYVTGIPLIEAFWRMLLGDRTPAGPRPAEPIFFDYYKALERFMEVLDQYGPDMSPLTSNLPEEDLVRLGNEMTRYAEDTGRFANVSGPHTRERAFAITERGYIGMVPPYSKVGDEVFIISGAQVPFLLRRQGSTEAGTGILNNEKWQLVGESYVQGMMDGEMVSDGQVEEAIEIC